From a region of the Chitinophaga caseinilytica genome:
- a CDS encoding acyl carrier protein: MSDIASRVKKIIIDKLGVDEAEVTPEASFTNDLGADSLDTVELIMEFEKEFNISIPDEQAETITTVGQAVAYLEEHVK; encoded by the coding sequence ATGTCAGACATTGCATCAAGAGTTAAAAAGATCATTATTGACAAATTAGGCGTTGACGAAGCCGAGGTAACTCCTGAAGCCTCTTTCACCAACGACCTGGGCGCTGACTCTTTGGATACGGTAGAACTGATCATGGAATTCGAAAAAGAATTCAACATCTCCATTCCTGACGAACAAGCAGAAACTATCACCACTGTTGGCCAGGCAGTAGCTTACCTGGAAGAACACGTAAAATAA
- the fabF gene encoding beta-ketoacyl-ACP synthase II gives MQPRRVVVTGLGALTPLGNSVESFWQGLANGVSGADYIKQFDASKFKTRFACELKDFDPTQFMDKKDARKMDPFTQTAVIAADQAVADAKIDRNSVDVDRVGVIWGTGVGGMINFSNELKEFHSGDGTPRFSPFLITRLILDIAAGHISMRHGFRGPNFSVVSACASATNALIEAMYTIRYGKADVVISGGSENIINEPCVGGFNAMKALSERNDDPKTASRPFDLDRDGFVMGEGAGALVLESYEHAMARGAKIYVELAGGGASADAHHITAPHPEGLGAMNVMTQALKDAGLQPEEIDYINVHGTSTPLGDIAEVKAIQQVFGEAAYDLNISSTKSMTGHLLGAAGAVESITIIKSILEGLVPPTINHFTDDPQLDAKLNFTFNVAQKREVRAALSNTFGFGGHNASVIFKKFVP, from the coding sequence ATGCAACCAAGACGAGTAGTCGTTACAGGTTTAGGCGCGCTGACACCGCTCGGCAATTCCGTGGAATCTTTCTGGCAGGGATTGGCGAACGGTGTATCGGGCGCTGATTATATCAAGCAGTTTGATGCTTCCAAATTCAAGACCCGTTTTGCCTGTGAGCTGAAAGACTTCGATCCTACCCAATTCATGGATAAGAAGGACGCGCGCAAAATGGACCCGTTCACGCAAACCGCCGTCATAGCAGCCGATCAGGCAGTTGCGGACGCGAAAATCGACCGCAACTCCGTGGATGTTGACAGGGTTGGCGTGATCTGGGGTACGGGTGTAGGCGGGATGATCAACTTCTCGAATGAGTTAAAGGAATTCCATTCCGGGGACGGAACGCCACGTTTCAGTCCTTTCCTGATCACCCGGCTGATCCTGGATATTGCCGCAGGGCATATATCCATGCGGCATGGTTTCAGGGGGCCTAACTTCTCGGTGGTATCTGCCTGTGCATCCGCCACCAATGCCCTCATCGAAGCCATGTACACCATCCGCTACGGAAAAGCGGACGTTGTTATTTCAGGTGGTTCCGAAAACATCATCAATGAGCCCTGCGTAGGCGGTTTCAACGCCATGAAGGCGCTCAGCGAAAGGAACGACGATCCCAAAACGGCCTCCAGGCCATTCGATCTCGACCGCGACGGTTTTGTAATGGGCGAAGGCGCCGGCGCTCTGGTGCTGGAAAGCTACGAACATGCCATGGCCCGCGGCGCGAAAATCTACGTCGAGCTCGCCGGCGGCGGCGCATCTGCAGACGCACACCACATCACCGCTCCCCATCCCGAAGGGCTCGGAGCCATGAATGTGATGACACAGGCGCTCAAAGATGCCGGCCTCCAACCGGAAGAAATCGACTACATCAATGTACACGGTACTTCTACTCCGCTGGGCGACATTGCGGAAGTAAAGGCCATTCAACAGGTATTTGGAGAAGCTGCTTACGATCTCAACATCAGCTCCACCAAATCCATGACCGGGCACCTGCTCGGGGCTGCCGGAGCCGTGGAATCCATTACGATCATCAAGAGCATTCTGGAAGGTCTCGTGCCTCCCACCATCAACCACTTCACCGACGATCCCCAGCTCGACGCCAAGCTGAATTTCACCTTTAACGTTGCACAAAAAAGAGAAGTGAGAGCGGCGCTCAGCAATACCTTCGGGTTTGGCGGGCACAACGCCTCCGTTATTTTCAAAAAATTTGTTCCTTGA
- a CDS encoding YafY family protein encodes MNRIDRLTAILVQLQGKKIVKAQEIADRFDISLRTVYRDVKALMEAGVPIGAEAGTGYYIVDGYHLPPVMFDRSEAAALLTGEKLMEKHSDRSNHQQFSSAMQKIRAVLRGSDKDFLESLDENIAVLHDRRSNDEQEFPNRFLSDIQAGLANQKVLAVEYYSFYSDSTSHREIEPIGIFHMNSSWHLIGWCRLRNDYRDFRADRIKTLHLTNQGFDKSKRITLQQYITKEFEADPDQPSLIKVRISHDVARWLGQQKYHYGFVQEKMEENYVEMDFLYRSLSYFARWLLMLGKYAEIVEPNDLKIIIRQQISELSEHYS; translated from the coding sequence ATGAACCGTATCGACCGTTTAACCGCTATTCTTGTACAGCTGCAGGGGAAGAAAATCGTGAAAGCGCAGGAGATCGCAGACAGGTTTGACATCAGCCTGCGCACCGTTTACCGCGACGTTAAAGCCCTCATGGAAGCCGGCGTGCCCATCGGCGCCGAGGCGGGAACGGGATATTATATCGTGGACGGGTACCATCTGCCGCCCGTGATGTTCGACCGGAGCGAGGCCGCCGCCCTGCTCACCGGCGAAAAACTCATGGAAAAGCACAGCGACCGCTCCAACCACCAGCAGTTCAGTTCCGCCATGCAAAAGATCAGGGCCGTGCTGCGGGGAAGCGATAAGGATTTCCTCGAATCGCTCGACGAAAACATCGCCGTGCTGCACGACCGGCGGAGCAACGACGAACAGGAGTTTCCCAACCGCTTCCTGAGCGACATCCAGGCCGGGCTGGCCAACCAGAAGGTACTGGCCGTGGAATATTACTCCTTTTACAGCGACAGCACCAGTCACCGCGAGATCGAGCCCATCGGTATTTTCCATATGAACAGCAGCTGGCATCTCATCGGCTGGTGCCGCCTCCGCAACGATTACCGCGATTTCCGGGCAGATCGTATCAAGACCCTGCACCTCACCAACCAGGGGTTCGACAAATCGAAACGGATCACTTTACAACAATACATCACAAAGGAATTTGAGGCCGATCCCGACCAACCGAGCCTGATCAAGGTGCGTATTTCGCACGATGTGGCGCGCTGGCTGGGGCAACAGAAATATCATTACGGATTTGTACAGGAAAAGATGGAAGAGAATTACGTGGAGATGGATTTCCTGTACCGCAGTCTTTCCTACTTTGCGCGGTGGCTGCTCATGTTGGGGAAATATGCGGAAATCGTGGAGCCGAACGATCTGAAGATCATCATCCGCCAGCAGATTTCCGAATTAAGCGAACATTACTCCTGA
- a CDS encoding efflux RND transporter permease subunit produces MSLPSISLKRPVLAIVMNIIIVIFGLVGFTFLGVRDFPAIDPPVVNVRTSYPGANSDIIETQITEPLEKAINGVAGIKNISSLSSQGSSNITVEFELSEDLEAAANDVRDKVSQAQRNLPNDLEAPPVVSKADANSDAIISMTVQSNTRNQLEVTEYATNVLLERLQTIPGVSAIQIWGEKKYAMRIWMDPARLSAYSLTPGDVQLALQRENVELPSGKIAGNATELTVRTFGRLDTEEEFNELIIKNVNGAEIRLRDVGQAVLGPENEETQLKESGVPMIALALIPQPGSNYVAIAEEFYKRYDQLKQEVPEDITLNIAMDNTAFIKKSIHEVQETLIIALTLVILIVYLFFRDWLMALRPIVDIPVSLIGAFFIMYICGFTINILTLLAIVLATGLVVDDGIVVTENIYKKIELGMPRMRAAKEGSEEIFFAVIATSVTLAFVFLPIIFLQGFVGSLFREFGIVVAGAVLISAFVSLTLTPVLNVKLARKTHKHSWFYEKTEPFFQWMERSYKNTLASFIQIRWFAWVIIAACIGMIYVLFTNIQSELAPVEDRSTFRLSITTPEGTAYDAMDQYVVDLVNFMKDSIPEKKVILSVTAPGFSGAGSVNTAFSFVTLPEPNERLRSQKDIVNMVNRNMYRFPQGKVFAIEQQTIQVGRRGGLPVAFVLQNVNFEKLSAVIPRFVEEASANPVFQGVDVDLKFNKPELRIHINRAKASELGVSVEDISSTLQLALSNRRFGYFIRNGKQYQVMGQVFRADRDDPVDLQSIYVRNARGEAIQLDNLVTIEEETSPPVIYHYNRMKSATISAGLAPGKTIGDGIDAMHAIYAKLEKEKVIDNSFDTALSGSSRDYAESGSNTMFALLLALILIYLVLAAQFESWIDPLIIMLTVPMAFAGAFLSLKLFNQTWNIFSQIGVIMLIGLVTKNGILIVEFANHMRDAGREKSDAAIEGAVMRLRPILMTSLAMALGALPIAMSLGAASTSRIPLGIVIVGGIMFSLVLTLYVIPAVYTFLSRRKKNTEFEDAVTDSKVPEEAASAAHA; encoded by the coding sequence ATGAGCTTACCCTCCATATCGCTTAAAAGGCCCGTCCTCGCCATCGTGATGAACATCATCATCGTGATCTTCGGCCTGGTCGGGTTCACCTTCCTCGGGGTGCGCGACTTCCCCGCCATCGACCCGCCGGTGGTGAACGTCCGCACGTCCTACCCCGGCGCCAACTCCGACATCATCGAAACCCAGATCACCGAACCGCTCGAAAAAGCGATCAACGGTGTGGCCGGTATCAAAAATATCTCTTCCCTCAGCTCACAGGGCTCCTCCAACATCACGGTGGAATTTGAGCTGAGCGAAGACCTCGAAGCCGCGGCCAACGACGTGCGCGACAAAGTTTCCCAGGCGCAGCGCAACCTGCCCAACGACCTGGAAGCCCCGCCCGTGGTATCCAAAGCCGACGCCAACTCGGACGCCATCATTTCCATGACCGTCCAGTCTAACACCCGCAACCAGCTCGAAGTCACCGAGTACGCCACCAACGTGCTCCTCGAACGGCTGCAGACCATCCCCGGCGTTTCCGCCATCCAGATCTGGGGCGAGAAGAAATACGCCATGCGCATCTGGATGGACCCCGCGCGCCTTTCCGCCTATTCCCTCACTCCGGGCGACGTACAGCTGGCCCTCCAGCGCGAGAACGTGGAGCTGCCTTCCGGTAAGATCGCCGGCAACGCCACCGAGCTGACCGTGCGCACTTTCGGGCGGCTGGATACGGAAGAGGAATTCAACGAACTCATCATCAAGAACGTCAACGGCGCTGAAATCCGGCTCCGCGACGTGGGCCAGGCCGTGCTCGGGCCGGAAAACGAGGAAACGCAGCTGAAGGAATCCGGCGTGCCCATGATCGCCCTCGCCCTCATTCCGCAACCCGGATCCAACTACGTGGCCATCGCCGAAGAGTTCTATAAAAGATACGACCAGCTGAAGCAGGAGGTGCCGGAAGACATCACCCTCAACATCGCCATGGACAATACCGCCTTCATCAAGAAGAGTATCCATGAGGTGCAGGAAACGCTCATCATCGCCCTCACGCTGGTAATCCTCATCGTGTACCTGTTCTTCCGCGACTGGCTCATGGCCCTTCGCCCGATCGTGGACATTCCCGTGTCGCTCATCGGCGCGTTCTTCATCATGTACATCTGCGGGTTCACCATCAACATCCTCACGTTGCTGGCCATCGTACTGGCTACGGGGCTCGTGGTAGACGATGGTATCGTGGTCACGGAAAACATTTATAAAAAGATCGAGCTGGGCATGCCGCGCATGCGCGCCGCCAAGGAAGGTTCCGAAGAGATCTTCTTTGCGGTGATCGCCACGTCGGTAACCCTCGCGTTCGTGTTCCTCCCGATCATCTTCCTGCAAGGGTTCGTGGGCAGTCTGTTCCGGGAATTCGGGATCGTGGTGGCCGGCGCCGTATTGATCTCGGCTTTCGTATCGCTCACGCTCACGCCCGTGCTCAACGTGAAGCTCGCCCGTAAAACGCACAAGCATTCCTGGTTCTACGAAAAAACGGAGCCGTTCTTCCAGTGGATGGAACGAAGCTACAAGAATACGCTCGCTTCCTTCATTCAGATCCGCTGGTTCGCCTGGGTGATCATTGCGGCCTGTATCGGGATGATATACGTGCTGTTCACCAACATCCAGTCCGAACTGGCGCCGGTGGAAGACCGCAGCACGTTCCGCCTTTCCATCACCACGCCCGAAGGCACCGCCTACGATGCCATGGACCAATACGTGGTAGACCTGGTGAACTTCATGAAAGATTCCATCCCCGAAAAGAAAGTGATCCTTTCCGTGACGGCGCCGGGCTTCTCCGGCGCGGGCTCCGTGAACACGGCCTTCTCGTTCGTGACGCTCCCCGAGCCGAACGAGCGCCTCCGCTCGCAGAAAGACATCGTGAATATGGTAAACCGGAATATGTACCGGTTCCCCCAGGGCAAGGTGTTCGCCATCGAGCAGCAAACCATCCAGGTAGGCCGCCGCGGCGGTTTGCCCGTAGCTTTCGTGCTGCAGAACGTAAACTTCGAGAAACTCTCCGCCGTCATCCCCCGGTTCGTGGAAGAAGCTTCCGCCAACCCGGTTTTCCAGGGCGTTGACGTAGACCTCAAGTTCAACAAACCCGAGCTCCGCATCCACATCAACCGGGCCAAGGCCAGCGAACTCGGCGTTTCGGTGGAAGATATCTCCTCCACCCTCCAACTCGCCCTTTCCAACCGCCGCTTCGGTTACTTCATCCGCAACGGTAAACAATACCAGGTAATGGGCCAGGTGTTCCGCGCCGACCGCGACGACCCCGTAGACCTGCAAAGCATCTACGTCCGCAACGCACGCGGCGAAGCCATCCAGCTCGATAACCTCGTGACCATCGAAGAAGAAACGAGCCCGCCGGTCATCTATCACTATAACCGTATGAAATCGGCCACCATCTCCGCAGGACTTGCCCCCGGCAAAACCATCGGCGACGGTATCGACGCCATGCACGCCATTTACGCCAAACTGGAAAAGGAAAAAGTGATCGACAATTCGTTCGACACCGCGCTGAGCGGCTCCTCGCGCGACTATGCCGAATCCGGCTCCAACACCATGTTCGCGCTGCTGCTGGCACTCATCCTCATTTACCTCGTGCTTGCCGCACAGTTCGAAAGCTGGATCGATCCGCTGATCATCATGCTGACGGTGCCCATGGCGTTTGCGGGCGCGTTCCTGTCGCTGAAGCTCTTCAACCAGACCTGGAACATCTTCTCGCAGATCGGGGTAATTATGCTGATCGGCCTGGTGACGAAAAACGGGATCCTCATCGTGGAATTCGCCAACCACATGCGCGACGCCGGCCGGGAGAAATCCGACGCGGCGATCGAAGGCGCAGTGATGCGCTTGCGCCCGATCCTCATGACATCGCTCGCCATGGCGTTGGGCGCGCTTCCCATCGCGATGAGCCTCGGAGCCGCTTCTACCAGCCGCATCCCGCTGGGGATCGTGATCGTAGGCGGGATCATGTTCTCGCTCGTGCTCACGCTGTACGTGATCCCCGCCGTGTATACCTTCCTCAGCCGCAGGAAGAAGAACACGGAATTCGAAGACGCGGTAACCGATTCGAAAGTACCCGAAGAGGCAGCATCCGCCGCGCACGCCTAA
- a CDS encoding efflux RND transporter periplasmic adaptor subunit has protein sequence MRNKTLRIIILFLVLAAAGFFIYKLTAKTDAKPGAPSAGARPAGKPIMADAYVVKPVKLDEIIEASGTLQSNEEVELKPEITGRITNIYFKEGVKVAKGTLLIKLYDGDILAQLRKLELQRELAKTTLSRQESLLKINGISRQDVDVTTNQVAAYGADIEYNKAQLQKTEIRAPFSGTIGLRNVSEGAIVGPTTIMTTLQQLDPLKIDFASPEKYRNAIRKGDPVSFSVTGDTVRYRGSIYAIDPKIDLATRSVKIRAIVPNPNGTLFPGSFARTSIQLKDNPNAIMIPSQAVIPGTRFKQVIVADSGKAKFVNVETGIRNENNVQITSGLQIGDTVITTGILQLKPGMPFQYNKVQ, from the coding sequence ATGCGAAATAAGACCTTACGAATTATTATTCTATTCCTGGTTCTGGCTGCTGCCGGCTTCTTTATTTATAAGCTGACTGCAAAAACCGACGCCAAACCCGGCGCGCCATCCGCCGGCGCCCGCCCTGCCGGCAAACCCATCATGGCCGACGCCTATGTCGTGAAACCCGTGAAACTCGACGAAATCATCGAAGCATCCGGCACCCTCCAAAGCAACGAGGAAGTAGAGCTCAAACCCGAGATCACCGGCCGTATCACCAATATATATTTTAAAGAAGGCGTCAAAGTGGCCAAAGGCACCCTGCTCATCAAGCTATACGATGGCGACATCCTCGCCCAGCTCCGCAAGCTCGAGCTCCAGCGCGAGCTCGCCAAAACCACCCTCTCCCGCCAGGAATCCCTCCTCAAGATCAACGGTATCTCCCGGCAAGACGTAGACGTGACCACCAACCAGGTGGCCGCCTACGGCGCAGACATCGAATATAATAAGGCACAGCTCCAGAAAACGGAGATCCGCGCCCCCTTCAGCGGCACCATCGGCCTCCGCAACGTGTCTGAAGGCGCCATCGTAGGCCCCACCACTATTATGACCACCCTCCAGCAACTCGATCCCCTGAAGATCGACTTCGCTTCACCCGAAAAATACCGCAACGCCATCCGTAAAGGCGACCCGGTTTCTTTTTCCGTGACCGGAGACACCGTCCGCTACCGCGGCTCCATCTACGCCATCGATCCCAAGATCGACCTGGCAACCCGCAGCGTGAAAATCCGCGCCATCGTGCCCAATCCCAACGGCACCCTGTTCCCCGGATCGTTCGCCCGCACTTCCATCCAGCTGAAAGACAATCCCAACGCCATTATGATCCCCTCACAGGCCGTGATCCCCGGGACCCGGTTCAAACAGGTGATCGTGGCCGATAGCGGCAAAGCCAAATTCGTGAACGTGGAAACCGGCATCCGTAACGAAAACAACGTGCAGATCACCAGCGGCCTCCAGATCGGGGACACCGTCATCACCACCGGTATCCTCCAGCTGAAACCCGGAATGCCCTTTCAATATAATAAGGTGCAATAG
- the rnc gene encoding ribonuclease III: protein MRLLPGFLYKILYGKKKLYKDLYNLLGFHPGNLALYEVALSHRSSKEKFLESNERLEYLGDAILGAIIGDYLFKKYPYKTEGYLTEMRSKIVNRQQLNDIAIKMGLRKLTIYDKYNSFLKISQIFGNTLEALVGAVYLDRGYNQTKQFVHKRILVPYIDLEALEIVEMNHKNKLYGWANKNGKTLEFELIEEQMDNGRRIFTVGAMLDGELICTGKAFNKKDASQIAASQAIELLGIGGDEK from the coding sequence GTGAGACTACTTCCAGGATTCCTATATAAAATTTTATACGGGAAAAAGAAACTGTACAAAGACCTCTACAACCTCCTCGGGTTCCACCCGGGCAATCTGGCTTTGTACGAAGTTGCTTTGAGCCACCGTTCCAGCAAGGAGAAATTCCTTGAGAGCAACGAGCGCCTGGAATATCTTGGTGACGCCATCCTCGGCGCCATTATTGGCGACTATCTCTTCAAAAAATACCCCTACAAAACCGAAGGTTACCTCACCGAAATGCGGTCCAAAATCGTGAACCGCCAGCAGCTCAACGATATCGCCATCAAAATGGGCCTCCGCAAACTCACGATCTACGACAAATACAACTCGTTCCTCAAAATCTCCCAGATCTTCGGCAACACGCTCGAAGCCCTCGTAGGCGCCGTTTACCTCGATCGCGGATATAACCAGACCAAACAGTTCGTCCACAAACGCATCCTCGTTCCCTACATCGACCTGGAAGCCCTCGAGATCGTGGAGATGAACCACAAGAACAAACTCTACGGCTGGGCCAACAAAAACGGTAAAACCCTCGAATTCGAGCTCATCGAAGAACAGATGGACAACGGCCGCCGCATCTTCACCGTTGGCGCCATGCTCGACGGCGAGCTCATCTGCACCGGCAAAGCCTTTAATAAAAAAGACGCCAGCCAGATAGCTGCGTCTCAAGCCATCGAGCTCCTCGGCATCGGCGGGGATGAAAAATAA
- a CDS encoding GyrI-like domain-containing protein — protein sequence MQKTDLNKELRQYYRARSTPELVTIAPGQFLTVEGTGDCHAGEFRSKIKTLLATAGNVRKISKLQGNDFRMPALESYWWAKSDEPFPNVTATEWNWKLAIQMPAFVSRGDCRQAAALAGNKKLPFLDALRFEAMPPALAVQLLHTGSYFEEEASVARLHQYIRQHHLEVNGVHHEIYLNDPGKTPPDKLKTILRLNVKAG from the coding sequence ATGCAGAAAACAGATCTCAACAAAGAACTTCGACAATATTACCGGGCGCGGTCTACCCCGGAGCTGGTTACCATTGCGCCCGGTCAGTTCCTGACCGTGGAAGGTACGGGCGATTGCCATGCCGGGGAATTCCGTTCCAAGATCAAGACGCTTTTGGCTACGGCGGGCAACGTCCGCAAGATTTCCAAATTGCAGGGCAACGATTTCCGGATGCCCGCGCTGGAAAGTTATTGGTGGGCGAAGAGCGACGAGCCTTTTCCGAACGTTACGGCTACCGAATGGAACTGGAAGCTGGCGATCCAGATGCCGGCCTTCGTGAGCCGGGGCGATTGCCGGCAGGCGGCGGCATTGGCGGGCAACAAGAAGCTCCCTTTCCTCGACGCGCTCCGTTTCGAAGCGATGCCCCCGGCGCTGGCGGTACAGCTGCTGCATACGGGTTCCTATTTCGAAGAGGAAGCTTCCGTGGCCAGGTTGCATCAATACATCCGTCAGCACCACCTGGAAGTGAACGGCGTGCATCATGAAATCTATCTGAACGATCCGGGAAAAACGCCGCCGGATAAACTGAAAACGATCCTGCGGCTGAACGTGAAGGCGGGGTGA